One stretch of Ananas comosus cultivar F153 linkage group 6, ASM154086v1, whole genome shotgun sequence DNA includes these proteins:
- the LOC109711857 gene encoding 20 kDa chaperonin, chloroplastic-like, translating to MASLQLGSSGAAAAAAKRGLPSFDGLRLSPSALMASSPLGVCGVGLDKRCFRGLVVKAATVVAPKYTSIKPLGDRVLVKIKSSDEKTTGGILLPTTAQTKPQGGEVVAVGEGRTVGKNKVGISVQTGAQVVYSKYAGTELEFNGSKHLILKEDDIVGILETDDVKDLKPLNDRVLIKVAEAEEKTAGGLLLTEAAKEKPSTGTVIAVGPGPLDEEGNRKPLTVTPGSTVLYSKYAGNEFKGADGSEYIALRASDVMAVLS from the exons ATGGCGTCGTTGCAGCTCGGTAGCtccggagcggcggcggcggcggcgaagaggGGATTGCCTTCGTTTGATGGCCTCCGCCTCTCTCCGTCAGCGCTGATGGCTTCGTCTCCGCTCGGAGTTTGCGGCGTGGGGCTCGACAAGAGGTGCTTCAGGGGACTCGTCGTCAAAGCCGCCACAGTTGTAGCTCCCAAG TATACTTCCATCAAGCCTTTGGGGGATAGGGTACTAGTGAAGATTAAATCCTCTGATGAGAAAACCACAGGAGGAATATTGCTTCCGACGACAGCTCAGACTAAACCGCAAGGAGGTGAAGTAGTTGCCGTTGGAGAGGGAAGAACTGTAGGCAAGAACAAAGTAGGAATCAGTGTTCAG ACTGGAGCTCAAGTTGTGTATTCCAAGTATGCTGGTACGGAGTTGGAATTCAATGGCTCCAAGCATCTTATATTAAAGGAGGATGACATAGTGGGTATACTTGAGACTGACGATGTGAAAGATCTAAAGCCCCTCAATGATCGTGTTCTAATTAAG GTTGCAGAAGCTGAGGAAAAAACTGCTGGTGGTTTGCTTCTCACTGAGGCAGCCAAGGAAAAGCCTTCCACGGGGACT GTGATAGCGGTCGGGCCTGGTCCTTTGGATGAGGAAGGCAACAGGAAACCTTTGACAGTCACTCCAGGAAGCACGGTTCTGTACTCCAAGTATGCTGGAAATGAGTTCAAGGGCGCAGATGGCTCGGAGTATATCGCTTTGAGGGCATCTGATGTAATGGCTGTTCTTTCTTGA
- the LOC109711322 gene encoding protein FAR1-RELATED SEQUENCE 5 isoform X1, with amino-acid sequence MSYAEDQDEDAHPNNGDDGLEDPLRCLHCGISSKFTSHMRRGPEGRRTLCNACGIAWKKGKQRKIIDYDAPVQDLENSKMVPEIDMEFENEDKAYEFYNRYAGVVGFSVRKGWLDKSSDNVTRSRTLVCSREGFRKDKKGAKEVKRPRPETRIGCPARLTFKLTQNGTYKVTEFIADHNHQPAPPSAMHMLRSQRVTTEVHSSEVDLSDDSGSTLKSTTEPINRQVGGPRNVRFLPLDYKIALRSKRMRAMQVGDAEAVLKYLQSMQLTDPSFFQAIQVDEDDKLTNFFWADAKSVIDFEYFGDVVCLDMTYKLNASVRPFALLLGVNHHKQTVVFGAALLYDETLESFKWLLETFNIAMRGKQPKTILTDQSIALVHAIAAVWPRTSHRLCVWQVYQNAIKNLNQIFQSSKTFAKDFSKCVYDCEEEEEFLMAWHMLLDKYDLKNNEWLTKLFEDRETWALPYGRQIFCADMKSTLQSQNMSAVLKKYLSPQLDLLSFFKYYERVVDEHRYAELQADFHASQSFPRIPPSKMLRQAANMYTPAVFEMFRKEFEIFMDCMLYSCGEIGTIAEYKVIVGEKPKDHFVRLDSSDCSVACSCKKFEFIGIQCGHVLKVLDVRNIKELPERYFLKRWRRNAKAGNEKDPKGVDSDSLLDAQHQSFHGVPIRYSTAAKLLHFSAESLEQRASSVKHQISTA; translated from the exons ATGCCTTCACTGTGGCATTAGTTCTAAATTTACATCGCACATGCGTCGTGGCCCCGAGGGACGAAGGACTTTATGTAATGCATGTGGTATTGCGTGGAAAAAG GGAAAACAGAGAAAAATAATTGACTACGATGCTCCTGTTCAAGACCTGGAAAACTCAAAAATGGTACCTGAAATTGATATGGAATTTGAAAATGAAGATAAGGCATATGAATTTTACAATAGGTATGCTGGAGTGGTAGGTTTCAGTGTAAGGAAAGGTTGGTTAGATAAGTCCTCGGACAATGTTACAAGATCAAGAACCCTAGTTTGCTCAAGAGAAGGCTTTCGCAAGGATAAAAAAGGAGCAAAGGAAGTCAAGAGACCAAGGCCAGAAACCCGAATTGGCTGTCCTGCTCGTTTGACATTTAAACTCACACAAAATGGCACATACAAAGTTACTGAATTCATAGCTGATCATAATCATCAACCTGCACCCCCATCAGCCATGCACATGTTAAGGTCTCAAAGGGTAACAACTGAAGTTCATTCCAGTGAAGTAGATTTGTCAGATGATTCAGGAAGCACGCTAAAATCAACTACCGAGCCCATTAACAGACAAGTTGGAGGCCCTCGGAATGTTCGCTTTCTCCCACTTGATTATAAAATAGCTCTTAGATCGAAGCGAATGAGAGCCATGCAAGTGGGAGATGCTGAAGCTGTGCTTAAATACCTCCAAAGCATGCAACTTACTGACCCATCTTTCTTTCAGGCTATACAAGTTGACGAGGATGATAAATTGACCAACTTCTTTTGGGCAGATGCTAAGTCTGTGATAGACTTCGAGTATTTTGGTGATGTGGTTTGTTTGGACATGACGTACAAATTAAATGCATCTGTTAGGCCTTTTGCACTTCTTCTTGGTGTGAATCACCACAAGCAAACTGTTGTATTTGGTGCAGCACTGCTCTACGACGAAACCCTAGAATCTTTTAAATGGCTGCTTGAGACTTTCAACATTGCTATGCGTGGAAAACAACCAAAAACAATTTTGACAGACCAGTCTATTGCATTGGTTCATGCTATAGCTGCAGTGTGGCCACGCACGAGCCATCGATTATGTGTTTGGCAAGTCTATCAAAATGCGATAAAGAACCTAAATCAGATTTTCCAGAGTTCAAAAACTTTTGCAAAAGATTTCAGCAAATGTGTCTATGACtgtgaggaggaagaagagttCTTAATGGCGTGGCATATGTTGTTAGACAAGTACGATCTGAAGAACAACGAATGGTTGACGAAGTTATTTGAAGATCGGGAGACATGGGCTTTGCCTTATGGCCGCCAAATCTTTTGTGCTGATATGAAAAGCACACTACAGAGTCAAAACATGAGTGCTGTGCTAAAGAAATATCTAAGTCCACAGCTagatcttctctctttctttaagTATTACGAGAGGGTGGTGGATGAACATAGGTATGCAGAATTACAGGCTGACTTTCATGCGAGTCAAAGCTTCCCAAGAATTCCCCCCTCAAAAATGTTGAGACAAGCTGCAAATATGTACACCCCAGCAGtatttgaaatgtttagaaaagAATTTGAGATTTTCATGGATTGCATGCTTTATAGTTGTGGTGAGATCGGGACTATAGCAGAGTATAAGGTTATTGTGGGTGAAAAGCCTAAAGATCACTTTGTTAGGCTTGACTCTTCTGATTGTTCAGTTGCCTGCAGTTgtaaaaaatttgagtttatcGGGATTCAGTGTGGGCATGTGTTAAAAGTGCTTGATGTTAGAAATATTAAGGAACTGCCAGAACGGTATTTTTTAAAGAGATGGAGGAGGAATGCTAAGGCTGGTAACGAAAAGGATCCTAAGGGAGTTGATAGTGATTCATTGCTGGATGCACAACATCAAAGTTTTCATG GGGTACCCATCAGATATTCGACCGCAGCCAAACTTTTGCACTTCTCAGCTGAATCTCTAGAACAACGAGCAAGTTCTGTGAAACATCAGATCTCAACAGCCTAA
- the LOC109711322 gene encoding protein FAR1-RELATED SEQUENCE 5 isoform X2 — protein sequence MSYAEDQDEDAHPNNGDDGLEDPLRCLHCGISSKFTSHMRRGPEGRRTLCNACGIAWKKGKQRKIIDYDAPVQDLENSKMVPEIDMEFENEDKAYEFYNRYAGVVGFSVRKGWLDKSSDNVTRSRTLVCSREGFRKDKKGAKEVKRPRPETRIGCPARLTFKLTQNGTYKVTEFIADHNHQPAPPSAMHMLRSQRVTTEVHSSEVDLSDDSGSTLKSTTEPINRQVGGPRNVRFLPLDYKIALRSKRMRAMQVGDAEAVLKYLQSMQLTDPSFFQAIQVDEDDKLTNFFWADAKSVIDFEYFGDVVCLDMTYKLNASVRPFALLLGVNHHKQTVVFGAALLYDETLESFKWLLETFNIAMRGKQPKTILTDQSIALVHAIAAVWPRTSHRLCVWQVYQNAIKNLNQIFQSSKTFAKDFSKCVYDCEEEEEFLMAWHMLLDKYDLKNNEWLTKLFEDRETWALPYGRQIFCADMKSTLQSQNMSAVLKKYLSPQLDLLSFFKYYERVVDEHRYAELQADFHASQSFPRIPPSKMLRQAANMYTPAVFEMFRKEFEIFMDCMLYSCGEIGTIAEYKVIVGEKPKDHFVRLDSSDCSVACSCKKFEFIGIQCGHVLKVLDVRNIKELPERYFLKRWRRNAKAGNEKDPKGVDSDSLLDAQHQSFHGVNSGTCVVKSVMQSFSLSIDHLKSLKFNFQYID from the exons ATGCCTTCACTGTGGCATTAGTTCTAAATTTACATCGCACATGCGTCGTGGCCCCGAGGGACGAAGGACTTTATGTAATGCATGTGGTATTGCGTGGAAAAAG GGAAAACAGAGAAAAATAATTGACTACGATGCTCCTGTTCAAGACCTGGAAAACTCAAAAATGGTACCTGAAATTGATATGGAATTTGAAAATGAAGATAAGGCATATGAATTTTACAATAGGTATGCTGGAGTGGTAGGTTTCAGTGTAAGGAAAGGTTGGTTAGATAAGTCCTCGGACAATGTTACAAGATCAAGAACCCTAGTTTGCTCAAGAGAAGGCTTTCGCAAGGATAAAAAAGGAGCAAAGGAAGTCAAGAGACCAAGGCCAGAAACCCGAATTGGCTGTCCTGCTCGTTTGACATTTAAACTCACACAAAATGGCACATACAAAGTTACTGAATTCATAGCTGATCATAATCATCAACCTGCACCCCCATCAGCCATGCACATGTTAAGGTCTCAAAGGGTAACAACTGAAGTTCATTCCAGTGAAGTAGATTTGTCAGATGATTCAGGAAGCACGCTAAAATCAACTACCGAGCCCATTAACAGACAAGTTGGAGGCCCTCGGAATGTTCGCTTTCTCCCACTTGATTATAAAATAGCTCTTAGATCGAAGCGAATGAGAGCCATGCAAGTGGGAGATGCTGAAGCTGTGCTTAAATACCTCCAAAGCATGCAACTTACTGACCCATCTTTCTTTCAGGCTATACAAGTTGACGAGGATGATAAATTGACCAACTTCTTTTGGGCAGATGCTAAGTCTGTGATAGACTTCGAGTATTTTGGTGATGTGGTTTGTTTGGACATGACGTACAAATTAAATGCATCTGTTAGGCCTTTTGCACTTCTTCTTGGTGTGAATCACCACAAGCAAACTGTTGTATTTGGTGCAGCACTGCTCTACGACGAAACCCTAGAATCTTTTAAATGGCTGCTTGAGACTTTCAACATTGCTATGCGTGGAAAACAACCAAAAACAATTTTGACAGACCAGTCTATTGCATTGGTTCATGCTATAGCTGCAGTGTGGCCACGCACGAGCCATCGATTATGTGTTTGGCAAGTCTATCAAAATGCGATAAAGAACCTAAATCAGATTTTCCAGAGTTCAAAAACTTTTGCAAAAGATTTCAGCAAATGTGTCTATGACtgtgaggaggaagaagagttCTTAATGGCGTGGCATATGTTGTTAGACAAGTACGATCTGAAGAACAACGAATGGTTGACGAAGTTATTTGAAGATCGGGAGACATGGGCTTTGCCTTATGGCCGCCAAATCTTTTGTGCTGATATGAAAAGCACACTACAGAGTCAAAACATGAGTGCTGTGCTAAAGAAATATCTAAGTCCACAGCTagatcttctctctttctttaagTATTACGAGAGGGTGGTGGATGAACATAGGTATGCAGAATTACAGGCTGACTTTCATGCGAGTCAAAGCTTCCCAAGAATTCCCCCCTCAAAAATGTTGAGACAAGCTGCAAATATGTACACCCCAGCAGtatttgaaatgtttagaaaagAATTTGAGATTTTCATGGATTGCATGCTTTATAGTTGTGGTGAGATCGGGACTATAGCAGAGTATAAGGTTATTGTGGGTGAAAAGCCTAAAGATCACTTTGTTAGGCTTGACTCTTCTGATTGTTCAGTTGCCTGCAGTTgtaaaaaatttgagtttatcGGGATTCAGTGTGGGCATGTGTTAAAAGTGCTTGATGTTAGAAATATTAAGGAACTGCCAGAACGGTATTTTTTAAAGAGATGGAGGAGGAATGCTAAGGCTGGTAACGAAAAGGATCCTAAGGGAGTTGATAGTGATTCATTGCTGGATGCACAACATCAAAGTTTTCATG GAGTCAACTCAGGAACCTGCGTTGTGAAAAGTGTTATGCAGTCCTTTTCTCTGTCCATTGATCACTTAAAGTCTTTGAAGTTTAACTTCCAATACATTGATTGA
- the LOC109711322 gene encoding protein FAR1-RELATED SEQUENCE 5 isoform X3 produces the protein MSYAEDQDEDAHPNNGDDGLEDPLRCLHCGISSKFTSHMRRGPEGRRTLCNACGIAWKKGKQRKIIDYDAPVQDLENSKMVPEIDMEFENEDKAYEFYNRYAGVVGFSVRKGWLDKSSDNVTRSRTLVCSREGFRKDKKGAKEVKRPRPETRIGCPARLTFKLTQNGTYKVTEFIADHNHQPAPPSAMHMLRSQRVTTEVHSSEVDLSDDSGSTLKSTTEPINRQVGGPRNVRFLPLDYKIALRSKRMRAMQVGDAEAVLKYLQSMQLTDPSFFQAIQVDEDDKLTNFFWADAKSVIDFEYFGDVVCLDMTYKLNASVRPFALLLGVNHHKQTVVFGAALLYDETLESFKWLLETFNIAMRGKQPKTILTDQSIALVHAIAAVWPRTSHRLCVWQVYQNAIKNLNQIFQSSKTFAKDFSKCVYDCEEEEEFLMAWHMLLDKYDLKNNEWLTKLFEDRETWALPYGRQIFCADMKSTLQSQNMSAVLKKYLSPQLDLLSFFKYYERVVDEHRYAELQADFHASQSFPRIPPSKMLRQAANMYTPAVFEMFRKEFEIFMDCMLYSCGEIGTIAEYKVIVGEKPKDHFVRLDSSDCSVACSCKKFEFIGIQCGHVLKVLDVRNIKELPERYFLKRWRRNAKAGNEKDPKGVDSDSLLDAQHQSFHGMSQFSQESTQEPAL, from the exons ATGCCTTCACTGTGGCATTAGTTCTAAATTTACATCGCACATGCGTCGTGGCCCCGAGGGACGAAGGACTTTATGTAATGCATGTGGTATTGCGTGGAAAAAG GGAAAACAGAGAAAAATAATTGACTACGATGCTCCTGTTCAAGACCTGGAAAACTCAAAAATGGTACCTGAAATTGATATGGAATTTGAAAATGAAGATAAGGCATATGAATTTTACAATAGGTATGCTGGAGTGGTAGGTTTCAGTGTAAGGAAAGGTTGGTTAGATAAGTCCTCGGACAATGTTACAAGATCAAGAACCCTAGTTTGCTCAAGAGAAGGCTTTCGCAAGGATAAAAAAGGAGCAAAGGAAGTCAAGAGACCAAGGCCAGAAACCCGAATTGGCTGTCCTGCTCGTTTGACATTTAAACTCACACAAAATGGCACATACAAAGTTACTGAATTCATAGCTGATCATAATCATCAACCTGCACCCCCATCAGCCATGCACATGTTAAGGTCTCAAAGGGTAACAACTGAAGTTCATTCCAGTGAAGTAGATTTGTCAGATGATTCAGGAAGCACGCTAAAATCAACTACCGAGCCCATTAACAGACAAGTTGGAGGCCCTCGGAATGTTCGCTTTCTCCCACTTGATTATAAAATAGCTCTTAGATCGAAGCGAATGAGAGCCATGCAAGTGGGAGATGCTGAAGCTGTGCTTAAATACCTCCAAAGCATGCAACTTACTGACCCATCTTTCTTTCAGGCTATACAAGTTGACGAGGATGATAAATTGACCAACTTCTTTTGGGCAGATGCTAAGTCTGTGATAGACTTCGAGTATTTTGGTGATGTGGTTTGTTTGGACATGACGTACAAATTAAATGCATCTGTTAGGCCTTTTGCACTTCTTCTTGGTGTGAATCACCACAAGCAAACTGTTGTATTTGGTGCAGCACTGCTCTACGACGAAACCCTAGAATCTTTTAAATGGCTGCTTGAGACTTTCAACATTGCTATGCGTGGAAAACAACCAAAAACAATTTTGACAGACCAGTCTATTGCATTGGTTCATGCTATAGCTGCAGTGTGGCCACGCACGAGCCATCGATTATGTGTTTGGCAAGTCTATCAAAATGCGATAAAGAACCTAAATCAGATTTTCCAGAGTTCAAAAACTTTTGCAAAAGATTTCAGCAAATGTGTCTATGACtgtgaggaggaagaagagttCTTAATGGCGTGGCATATGTTGTTAGACAAGTACGATCTGAAGAACAACGAATGGTTGACGAAGTTATTTGAAGATCGGGAGACATGGGCTTTGCCTTATGGCCGCCAAATCTTTTGTGCTGATATGAAAAGCACACTACAGAGTCAAAACATGAGTGCTGTGCTAAAGAAATATCTAAGTCCACAGCTagatcttctctctttctttaagTATTACGAGAGGGTGGTGGATGAACATAGGTATGCAGAATTACAGGCTGACTTTCATGCGAGTCAAAGCTTCCCAAGAATTCCCCCCTCAAAAATGTTGAGACAAGCTGCAAATATGTACACCCCAGCAGtatttgaaatgtttagaaaagAATTTGAGATTTTCATGGATTGCATGCTTTATAGTTGTGGTGAGATCGGGACTATAGCAGAGTATAAGGTTATTGTGGGTGAAAAGCCTAAAGATCACTTTGTTAGGCTTGACTCTTCTGATTGTTCAGTTGCCTGCAGTTgtaaaaaatttgagtttatcGGGATTCAGTGTGGGCATGTGTTAAAAGTGCTTGATGTTAGAAATATTAAGGAACTGCCAGAACGGTATTTTTTAAAGAGATGGAGGAGGAATGCTAAGGCTGGTAACGAAAAGGATCCTAAGGGAGTTGATAGTGATTCATTGCTGGATGCACAACATCAAAGTTTTCATGGTATGAGTCAATTCAGTCAG GAGTCAACTCAGGAACCTGCGTTGTGA
- the LOC109711322 gene encoding protein FAR1-RELATED SEQUENCE 5 isoform X4 yields the protein MSYAEDQDEDAHPNNGDDGLEDPLRCLHCGISSKFTSHMRRGPEGRRTLCNACGIAWKKGKQRKIIDYDAPVQDLENSKMVPEIDMEFENEDKAYEFYNRYAGVVGFSVRKGWLDKSSDNVTRSRTLVCSREGFRKDKKGAKEVKRPRPETRIGCPARLTFKLTQNGTYKVTEFIADHNHQPAPPSAMHMLRSQRVTTEVHSSEVDLSDDSGSTLKSTTEPINRQVGGPRNVRFLPLDYKIALRSKRMRAMQVGDAEAVLKYLQSMQLTDPSFFQAIQVDEDDKLTNFFWADAKSVIDFEYFGDVVCLDMTYKLNASVRPFALLLGVNHHKQTVVFGAALLYDETLESFKWLLETFNIAMRGKQPKTILTDQSIALVHAIAAVWPRTSHRLCVWQVYQNAIKNLNQIFQSSKTFAKDFSKCVYDCEEEEEFLMAWHMLLDKYDLKNNEWLTKLFEDRETWALPYGRQIFCADMKSTLQSQNMSAVLKKYLSPQLDLLSFFKYYERVVDEHRYAELQADFHASQSFPRIPPSKMLRQAANMYTPAVFEMFRKEFEIFMDCMLYSCGEIGTIAEYKVIVGEKPKDHFVRLDSSDCSVACSCKKFEFIGIQCGHVLKVLDVRNIKELPERYFLKRWRRNAKAGNEKDPKGVDSDSLLDAQHQSFHGMSQFSQEYQASDA from the exons ATGCCTTCACTGTGGCATTAGTTCTAAATTTACATCGCACATGCGTCGTGGCCCCGAGGGACGAAGGACTTTATGTAATGCATGTGGTATTGCGTGGAAAAAG GGAAAACAGAGAAAAATAATTGACTACGATGCTCCTGTTCAAGACCTGGAAAACTCAAAAATGGTACCTGAAATTGATATGGAATTTGAAAATGAAGATAAGGCATATGAATTTTACAATAGGTATGCTGGAGTGGTAGGTTTCAGTGTAAGGAAAGGTTGGTTAGATAAGTCCTCGGACAATGTTACAAGATCAAGAACCCTAGTTTGCTCAAGAGAAGGCTTTCGCAAGGATAAAAAAGGAGCAAAGGAAGTCAAGAGACCAAGGCCAGAAACCCGAATTGGCTGTCCTGCTCGTTTGACATTTAAACTCACACAAAATGGCACATACAAAGTTACTGAATTCATAGCTGATCATAATCATCAACCTGCACCCCCATCAGCCATGCACATGTTAAGGTCTCAAAGGGTAACAACTGAAGTTCATTCCAGTGAAGTAGATTTGTCAGATGATTCAGGAAGCACGCTAAAATCAACTACCGAGCCCATTAACAGACAAGTTGGAGGCCCTCGGAATGTTCGCTTTCTCCCACTTGATTATAAAATAGCTCTTAGATCGAAGCGAATGAGAGCCATGCAAGTGGGAGATGCTGAAGCTGTGCTTAAATACCTCCAAAGCATGCAACTTACTGACCCATCTTTCTTTCAGGCTATACAAGTTGACGAGGATGATAAATTGACCAACTTCTTTTGGGCAGATGCTAAGTCTGTGATAGACTTCGAGTATTTTGGTGATGTGGTTTGTTTGGACATGACGTACAAATTAAATGCATCTGTTAGGCCTTTTGCACTTCTTCTTGGTGTGAATCACCACAAGCAAACTGTTGTATTTGGTGCAGCACTGCTCTACGACGAAACCCTAGAATCTTTTAAATGGCTGCTTGAGACTTTCAACATTGCTATGCGTGGAAAACAACCAAAAACAATTTTGACAGACCAGTCTATTGCATTGGTTCATGCTATAGCTGCAGTGTGGCCACGCACGAGCCATCGATTATGTGTTTGGCAAGTCTATCAAAATGCGATAAAGAACCTAAATCAGATTTTCCAGAGTTCAAAAACTTTTGCAAAAGATTTCAGCAAATGTGTCTATGACtgtgaggaggaagaagagttCTTAATGGCGTGGCATATGTTGTTAGACAAGTACGATCTGAAGAACAACGAATGGTTGACGAAGTTATTTGAAGATCGGGAGACATGGGCTTTGCCTTATGGCCGCCAAATCTTTTGTGCTGATATGAAAAGCACACTACAGAGTCAAAACATGAGTGCTGTGCTAAAGAAATATCTAAGTCCACAGCTagatcttctctctttctttaagTATTACGAGAGGGTGGTGGATGAACATAGGTATGCAGAATTACAGGCTGACTTTCATGCGAGTCAAAGCTTCCCAAGAATTCCCCCCTCAAAAATGTTGAGACAAGCTGCAAATATGTACACCCCAGCAGtatttgaaatgtttagaaaagAATTTGAGATTTTCATGGATTGCATGCTTTATAGTTGTGGTGAGATCGGGACTATAGCAGAGTATAAGGTTATTGTGGGTGAAAAGCCTAAAGATCACTTTGTTAGGCTTGACTCTTCTGATTGTTCAGTTGCCTGCAGTTgtaaaaaatttgagtttatcGGGATTCAGTGTGGGCATGTGTTAAAAGTGCTTGATGTTAGAAATATTAAGGAACTGCCAGAACGGTATTTTTTAAAGAGATGGAGGAGGAATGCTAAGGCTGGTAACGAAAAGGATCCTAAGGGAGTTGATAGTGATTCATTGCTGGATGCACAACATCAAAGTTTTCATGGTATGAGTCAATTCAGTCAG GAATATCAGGCTTCTGATGCATAA
- the LOC109711322 gene encoding protein FAR1-RELATED SEQUENCE 5 isoform X5, with translation MSYAEDQDEDAHPNNGDDGLEDPLRCLHCGISSKFTSHMRRGPEGRRTLCNACGIAWKKGKQRKIIDYDAPVQDLENSKMVPEIDMEFENEDKAYEFYNRYAGVVGFSVRKGWLDKSSDNVTRSRTLVCSREGFRKDKKGAKEVKRPRPETRIGCPARLTFKLTQNGTYKVTEFIADHNHQPAPPSAMHMLRSQRVTTEVHSSEVDLSDDSGSTLKSTTEPINRQVGGPRNVRFLPLDYKIALRSKRMRAMQVGDAEAVLKYLQSMQLTDPSFFQAIQVDEDDKLTNFFWADAKSVIDFEYFGDVVCLDMTYKLNASVRPFALLLGVNHHKQTVVFGAALLYDETLESFKWLLETFNIAMRGKQPKTILTDQSIALVHAIAAVWPRTSHRLCVWQVYQNAIKNLNQIFQSSKTFAKDFSKCVYDCEEEEEFLMAWHMLLDKYDLKNNEWLTKLFEDRETWALPYGRQIFCADMKSTLQSQNMSAVLKKYLSPQLDLLSFFKYYERVVDEHRYAELQADFHASQSFPRIPPSKMLRQAANMYTPAVFEMFRKEFEIFMDCMLYSCGEIGTIAEYKVIVGEKPKDHFVRLDSSDCSVACSCKKFEFIGIQCGHVLKVLDVRNIKELPERYFLKRWRRNAKAGNEKDPKGVDSDSLLDAQHQSFHGISGF, from the exons ATGCCTTCACTGTGGCATTAGTTCTAAATTTACATCGCACATGCGTCGTGGCCCCGAGGGACGAAGGACTTTATGTAATGCATGTGGTATTGCGTGGAAAAAG GGAAAACAGAGAAAAATAATTGACTACGATGCTCCTGTTCAAGACCTGGAAAACTCAAAAATGGTACCTGAAATTGATATGGAATTTGAAAATGAAGATAAGGCATATGAATTTTACAATAGGTATGCTGGAGTGGTAGGTTTCAGTGTAAGGAAAGGTTGGTTAGATAAGTCCTCGGACAATGTTACAAGATCAAGAACCCTAGTTTGCTCAAGAGAAGGCTTTCGCAAGGATAAAAAAGGAGCAAAGGAAGTCAAGAGACCAAGGCCAGAAACCCGAATTGGCTGTCCTGCTCGTTTGACATTTAAACTCACACAAAATGGCACATACAAAGTTACTGAATTCATAGCTGATCATAATCATCAACCTGCACCCCCATCAGCCATGCACATGTTAAGGTCTCAAAGGGTAACAACTGAAGTTCATTCCAGTGAAGTAGATTTGTCAGATGATTCAGGAAGCACGCTAAAATCAACTACCGAGCCCATTAACAGACAAGTTGGAGGCCCTCGGAATGTTCGCTTTCTCCCACTTGATTATAAAATAGCTCTTAGATCGAAGCGAATGAGAGCCATGCAAGTGGGAGATGCTGAAGCTGTGCTTAAATACCTCCAAAGCATGCAACTTACTGACCCATCTTTCTTTCAGGCTATACAAGTTGACGAGGATGATAAATTGACCAACTTCTTTTGGGCAGATGCTAAGTCTGTGATAGACTTCGAGTATTTTGGTGATGTGGTTTGTTTGGACATGACGTACAAATTAAATGCATCTGTTAGGCCTTTTGCACTTCTTCTTGGTGTGAATCACCACAAGCAAACTGTTGTATTTGGTGCAGCACTGCTCTACGACGAAACCCTAGAATCTTTTAAATGGCTGCTTGAGACTTTCAACATTGCTATGCGTGGAAAACAACCAAAAACAATTTTGACAGACCAGTCTATTGCATTGGTTCATGCTATAGCTGCAGTGTGGCCACGCACGAGCCATCGATTATGTGTTTGGCAAGTCTATCAAAATGCGATAAAGAACCTAAATCAGATTTTCCAGAGTTCAAAAACTTTTGCAAAAGATTTCAGCAAATGTGTCTATGACtgtgaggaggaagaagagttCTTAATGGCGTGGCATATGTTGTTAGACAAGTACGATCTGAAGAACAACGAATGGTTGACGAAGTTATTTGAAGATCGGGAGACATGGGCTTTGCCTTATGGCCGCCAAATCTTTTGTGCTGATATGAAAAGCACACTACAGAGTCAAAACATGAGTGCTGTGCTAAAGAAATATCTAAGTCCACAGCTagatcttctctctttctttaagTATTACGAGAGGGTGGTGGATGAACATAGGTATGCAGAATTACAGGCTGACTTTCATGCGAGTCAAAGCTTCCCAAGAATTCCCCCCTCAAAAATGTTGAGACAAGCTGCAAATATGTACACCCCAGCAGtatttgaaatgtttagaaaagAATTTGAGATTTTCATGGATTGCATGCTTTATAGTTGTGGTGAGATCGGGACTATAGCAGAGTATAAGGTTATTGTGGGTGAAAAGCCTAAAGATCACTTTGTTAGGCTTGACTCTTCTGATTGTTCAGTTGCCTGCAGTTgtaaaaaatttgagtttatcGGGATTCAGTGTGGGCATGTGTTAAAAGTGCTTGATGTTAGAAATATTAAGGAACTGCCAGAACGGTATTTTTTAAAGAGATGGAGGAGGAATGCTAAGGCTGGTAACGAAAAGGATCCTAAGGGAGTTGATAGTGATTCATTGCTGGATGCACAACATCAAAGTTTTCATG GAATATCAGGCTTCTGA